Proteins encoded within one genomic window of Clupea harengus chromosome 10, Ch_v2.0.2, whole genome shotgun sequence:
- the shroom2a gene encoding protein Shroom2 isoform X2 — METIDHRIENQFVGRDPNHLLEPEGSYSLDQRNIDGEGWRLVDVLLTGGAPWGFTLRGGEEHHEPLLITKVEEGSKAAAVRLQAGDELVNINDVPLSGYRQEAICLVKGSHKTLTLVVKRKMKLVDIVAQKMPSESDVHVARSFLTKILRSSMRRNEPVSRPHSWHSTKFIEGQSETSKAQPTPSPVWQTRYDASSSSTDLSTGWDQTNLRRVSDQFSSLGSMDSLEHASHPYPPGRLSPGKSNNNSVEHIGGGKRDSAYSSFSTSSGTPDYTLSNSNTASTENMLYKVSQWDPSNRHSNGRHSLGEGGRQDERPGYLQLPSGTGGGEAPRIEEQPGSRHSSSSRTNSGPVWHVPDKRKPPAPSPPPPPPPTRSDSFAVTKVHEKGLVITYSEGPGAHAQLKSQGKGLDYQGSERGPEGRRSYNPSKNDIVSPYISGEGYSQPQLNPNKTYSFSSTDVRVGLPPSHAPYHQRQYSDESTFHAQAKAISAPRAQNISGYYSSMQELPTNNRSQFYNQNQEKTPSTSLSTNAIDQNADNGGGHSRYYCVTSRQPLQSVSQASIAKVEDWKAFSSQEMTQGGGERNSVSAQGVSKTKYPPPPVLQYNLNSRDSNGQSRQGDNQYSSINPSSALEVSKVTLSVEQRPSQRRSSGPITEPHYMSYPPSKQSEQRRVSGPLQPKEPSQEPWQPQGQSKICPQKTPMLHSLSKENPEQDDGLGAAGSGADGAKEAMEIVNGKQVRRADRFATTLRSEIQMKRAQLQKSRSAATLSSTEEAEETPDNFPTSADGSSFTSSYKDHLKEAQARVLKATSFRRRDLEPVLLEHPESQLPVLPTTTAVNRKEGAPLPSVSEVPQTKPVSAGGQVSRIGGRKRIPAEKKVRSFSEPDKINEVGVDEDPCPPDSAASLVDRRKFFEATGKPAFPKPLPKQPQQHASDDRRVTRPGGMPQLGQTDDATERKSSGTPLECHSMEGQDDLSSAQGLENQRLGTFAEYEATWNIQRKPPESKPSGRYHSADNILDPAVEERSKPPCVHERSRSSPSADFYGQNIPVRGRTSAEYRQPESELTELPRSGLRLSDRGHSEFCVKEKPVEPNQFPELPPPSPPPPPPPPPLVPLENPDILAWDAPLPPPPSPPPPALLPDPVDPALCHFHLHPHPDPQWKRQPLPRPDRYQHPDTAPSPSDPQHFTVSGFQGGVPGDHSPNTEADRALCPHRDLEVLKKKEEEEEGQEEPKQKPEPVLPPPPQPSHGAPALAKPTMEGQRSPSPQFSPQRLTDKPPVSLQDEAPGRMENVTENNSAVRKVPIKIVHTESDTEKESRQYLHPHSLGGGGGGGGGGGGGGGGSEAPQAPTGPGATHLTSLAGPEQSYSVFCAYSRQQRVLGPEPKSSDMGAQRGPSEPKGETHKGPLGEHRPSEAPPVDSRHVPHPSNNGVSSVSTRLRSAEDEKREELARDIIDKDKSLADILDQSKRKTTMDLMEGLFPQGEQLLEGAHQRRKAAPKQASPRSAEERKEEASTMAAAVALATSSTYYSTSAPKAELLNKMKDMQQEESEEHDSEEELDHDLADKKHELIDSLSRKLQVLREARESLQEDMEDNNALGQEVEATVQQVCKPNELDKFRMFVGDLDKVVSLLLSLSARLARVENALNTLEEDASPEERRILTDKRKLLIRQHEDAKELKENLDRRERVVYDILASYLDEESLADYEHFVKMKSALIIEQRKLEDKIKLGDEQLKCLTDSLPLDQRLTLGADI, encoded by the exons GAAAATGAAACTGGTGGATATTGTAGCACAGAAAATGCCATCAGAGAGTGACGTGCATGTGGCCAGGAGCTTTCTCACGAAGATTTTGCGAAGTTCCATGAG GAGGAATGAACCTGTAAGCAGGCCTCACTCCTGGCACTCAACCAAGTTCATCGAGGGCCAATCAGAAACGTCCAAGGCACAGCCTACACCCTCGCCAGTCTGGCAAACAAGATATGATGCAAG TTCATCCTCAACCGACCTCTCAACTGGCTGGGATCAGACAAACTTGCGTCGAGTGTCTGACCAGTTCAGTTCTCTGGGCAGCATGGACAGCTTAGAGCACGCCTCCCACCCTTACCCACCCGGGCGTCTGTCTCCAGGCAAgtccaacaacaacagtgtggAGCACATTGGAGGTGGCAAGCGGGATTCAGCTTATAGCTCTTTTTCCACTAGCTCCGGCACCCCAGATTATACCCTGTCTAACAGTAACACAGCCTCCACTGAAAACATGCTTTACAAGGTGAGCCAGTGGGACCCGAGCAATAGGCACAGCAATGGAAGACACAGTCTTGGTGAGGGAGGGCGACAGGATGAGCGTCCGGGGTACCTGCAGTTGCCTTCAGGCACCGGAGGCGGTGAGGCTCCCAGGATTGAGGAGCAGCCAGGCTCTCGGCACTCAAGCTCCAGTAGAACCAACTCCGGACCCGTATGGCATGTGCCAGACAAGAGGAAGCCgcctgccccctcccctccaccgcCACCGCCCCCAACACGCAGCGACAGCTTCGCTGTGACCAAGGTCCATGAGAAGGGGCTGGTGATCACCTACTCAGAGGGGCCAGGTGCTCATGCCCAGTTGAAATCTCAGGGCAAAGGTTTGGACTATCAAGGTAGCGAGAGGGGTCCAGAGGGTCGGCGTAGTTATAATCCAAGTAAAAATGACATTGTCAGTCCTTACATTTCAGGAGAGGGCTATAGCCAGCCCCAGTTGAACCCCAACAAGACATACTCTTTCTCAAGCACTGATGTGCGAGTTGGTCTCCCACCTTCCCACGCGCCCTACCATCAACGACAGTACAGTGATGAGAGCACTTTCCACGCCCAGGCCAAGGCCATATCAGCACCCAGAGCTCAGAACATCAGTGGTTACTACAGCAGCATGCAAGAGCTGCCCACCAACAACCGCTCTCAGTTCTACAACCAGAACCAGGAAAAGACACCAAGCACTTCTTTATCCACAAACGCCATAGATCAGAACGCCGACAATGGAGGGGGCCACAGCCGGTACTACTGCGTCACTTCAAGACAGCCCCTGCAGTCAGTGTCCCAGGCCTCCATAGCAAAAGTGGAGGACTGGAAAGCCTTTTCTAGTCAAGAGATGACACAAGGCGGAGGGGAGAGGAATTCTGTTAGTGCTCAAGGGGTTAGTAAAACCAAGTATCCTCCACCTCCGGTACTTCAGTACAACCTAAACAGTAGAGACAGTAATGGACAGTCCAGGCAAGGGGATAACCAGTACTCCTCCATCAACCCTTCCAGTGCACTAGAAGTATCAAAAGTAACGCTAAGTGTTGAACAGAGGCCAAGTCAGAGGAGGAGCAGCGGACCCATCACAGAGCCGCACTACATGAGCTATCCCCCTAGTAAGCAAAGTGAACAAAGGAGGGTTTCTGGCCCTCTGCAGCCAAAGGAACCATCCCAGGAACCTTGGCAGCCCCAGGGGCAGAGTAAGATATGCCCACAGAAGACGCCCATGCTGCACTCTCTTTCCAAAGAAAACCCTGAGCAGGATGATGGTCTTGGAGCAGCTGGcagtggagctgatggagcaAAAGAAGCTATGGAGATTGTAAATGGCAAGCAAGTGCGACGCGCTGATCGATTCGCCACCACACTGCGCAGCGAGATCCAGATGAAGAGAGCCCAGCTGCAGAAGAGCAGGAGCGCTGCCACCCTGAGCTCCActgaggaggcggaggagacGCCGGACAACTTCCCCACTTCAGCTGATGGGTCCTCCTTCACAAGCTCCTATAAGGACCATCTGAAAGAGGCACAGGCCCGTGTCCTAAAGGCCACCTCTTTCAGGAGGAGAGACTTGGAACCTGTCTTGCTTGAGCATCCTGAGAGCCAGCTGCCAGTTCTCCCCACCACAACAGCCGTTAATCGTAAAGAGGGAGCCCCCCTGCCCAGTGTCTCTGAGGTCCCACAGACTAAACCTGTGTCCGCTGGCGGCCAGGTATCTCGCATCGGGGGGCGGAAGCGCATTCCTGCCGAAAAGAAGGTGCGGTCATTCTCCGAGCCAGACAAAATCAACGAGGTCGGAGTTGATGAGGACCCCTGCCCTCCAGACAGTGCTGCTTCTTTAGTGGACCGGCGCAAGTTCTTCGAAGCCACAGGAAAGCCAGCCTTTCCCAAACCACTTCCCAAGCAGCCACAGCAACATGCTTCTGATGACCGCAGGGTGACCAGGCCTGGTGGAATGCCACAGCTTGGGCAGACTGACGATGCCACCGAGAGAAAGAGTTCTGGAACTCCTCTAGAGTGCCATTCTATGGAGGGCCAGGATGACCTTAGTTCAGCCCAGGGACTGGAGAACCAGAGGCTGGGCACCTTTGCAGAATATGAGGCCACATGGAACATCCAGCGAAAACCCCCAGAGTCAAAGCCCTCGGGAAGGTATCATTCTGCCGACAACATCTTGGACCCagctgtggaggagagaagtAAACCACCCTGTGTTCATGAGAGATCAAGGTCCTCCCCTTCTGCTGACTTCTATGGACAG AACATCCCAGTGCGAGGAAGGACGTCTGCGGAGTACAGACAGCCAGAGAGCGAGCTCACAGAGCTACCGAGGTCTGGCCTGAG GTTGTCTGACAGAGGACATAGTGAGTTCTGCGTGAAAGAGAAGCCAGTAGAACCCAACCAGTTCCCAGAGCtgccccctccttctcctccaccacctcctcctcctccacccctagTGCCTTTGGAGAACCCCGACATCCTAGCCTGGgatgctcctctccctcctcctcctagtCCTCCTCCGCCTGCACTCCTCCCTGACCCAGTCGACCCTGCACTGTGTCACTTCCACCTGCACCCCCATCCTGATCCCCAGTGGAAGAGACAACCACTGCCCCGCCCAGACAGGTACCAGCATCCAGACACCGCACCCTCTCCCAGCGACCCCCAGCACTTCACCGTCTCTGGCTTCCAGGGCGGAGTCCCCGGCGATCACTCCCCCAACACGGAAGCTGACCGTGCCCTCTGTCCACACAGGGATCTGGAAGTgctgaagaagaaagaggaggaggaggagggccagGAGGAGCCGAAGCAGAAGCCGGAGCCTGTGCTGCCCCCGCCCCCACAGCCCTCCCACGGGGCCCCGGCACTGGCCAAGCCCACCATGGAGGGCCAGCGCTCGCCCTCGCCCCAGTTCTCTCCCCAGAGACTGACCGACAAGCCCCCCGTCTCCCTGCAGGATGAAGCCCCTGGAAG gaTGGAGAATGTGACGGAGAACAACAGCGCTGTCAGGAAAGTGCCCATCAAGATCGTCCACACCGAGAGCGACACGGAGAAGGAGAGCAGGCAGTACCTCCACCCACACAGCctaggtggtggaggtggaggtggaggaggaggaggtggtggaggcggAGGCAGCGAGGCTCCTCAAGCTCCTACGGGCCCCGGGGCGACTCACCTTACCAGCCTGGCTGGCCCAGAGCAGTCCTATTCAGTCTTCTGTGCCTACTCACGACAGCAGAGGGTCCTGGGGCCCGAGCCCAAGTCCTCGGACATGGGGGCCCAGCGGGGGCCATCAGAGCCCAAGGGAGAGACGCACAAGGGGCCCCTGGGCGAGCACAGGCCCTCGGAGGCCCCGCCGGTGGACTCCCGCCACGTCCCTCACCCCAGCAACAACGGCGTCTCGTCCGTCAGCACCCGGCTGCGGTCGGCGGAGgacgagaagagagaggagctggcGAGGGACATCATCGACAAGGACAAGTCTCTGGCCGACATCCTGGACCAGAGCAAAAGGAAGACCACCATGGACCTGATGGAGGGGCTCTTCCCCCAGGGAGAGCAGCTTCTGGAGGGAGCCCACCAGCGCAGGAAGGCTGCTCCCAAGCAGGCCTCTCCCCGAAGTGCAGAGGAAAG GAAAGAGGAGGCGAGCACCATGGCAGCTGCTGTCGCCCTGGCGACCAGTTCCACCTACTACAGCACGTCGGCTCCCAAGGCGGAGCTCCTGAACAAGATGAAGGACatgcagcaggaggagagcgAGGAGCATGACTcggaggaggagctggaccaCGACCTGGCCGATAAGAAG CACGAGCTGATTGACAGCCTGAGCCGCAAGCTGCAGGTACTGCGGGAGGCGCGCGAGAGCCTGCAGGAGGACATGGAGGACAACAACGCGCTGGGCCAGGAGGTGGAGGCCACTGTGCAGCAGGTGTGCAAGCCCAACGAGCTGGACAAGTTCCGCATGTTCGTGGGCGACCTGGACAAGGTGGTGAGCCTGCTGCTGTCGCTCTCCGCACGGCTGGCCCGTGTGGAGAACGCCCTCAACACCCTGGAGGAGGACGCCTCGCCCGAGGAGAGG CGGATCCTGACTGACAAGCGCAAGCTGCTGATCCGCCAGCACGAGGATGccaaggagctgaaggagaaccTGGACCGGCGCGAGCGCGTGGTCTACGACATCCTGGCCAGCTACCTGGATGAGGAGAGCCTGGCCGACTACGAGCACTTTGTCAAGATGAAGTCGGCCCTCATCATCGAGCAGCGCAAGCTGGAGGACAAGATCAAACTGGGCGACGAGCAGCTCAAGTGTCTGACGGACAGCCTGCCGCTGGACCAGAGGCTGACCCTCGGAGCAGACATCTAG
- the shroom2a gene encoding protein Shroom2 isoform X1, translating to METIDHRIENQFVGRDPNHLLEPEGSYSLDQRNIDGEGWRLVDVLLTGGAPWGFTLRGGEEHHEPLLITKVEEGSKAAAVRLQAGDELVNINDVPLSGYRQEAICLVKGSHKTLTLVVKRKMKLVDIVAQKMPSESDVHVARSFLTKILRSSMRKNRFKGRNEPVSRPHSWHSTKFIEGQSETSKAQPTPSPVWQTRYDASSSSTDLSTGWDQTNLRRVSDQFSSLGSMDSLEHASHPYPPGRLSPGKSNNNSVEHIGGGKRDSAYSSFSTSSGTPDYTLSNSNTASTENMLYKVSQWDPSNRHSNGRHSLGEGGRQDERPGYLQLPSGTGGGEAPRIEEQPGSRHSSSSRTNSGPVWHVPDKRKPPAPSPPPPPPPTRSDSFAVTKVHEKGLVITYSEGPGAHAQLKSQGKGLDYQGSERGPEGRRSYNPSKNDIVSPYISGEGYSQPQLNPNKTYSFSSTDVRVGLPPSHAPYHQRQYSDESTFHAQAKAISAPRAQNISGYYSSMQELPTNNRSQFYNQNQEKTPSTSLSTNAIDQNADNGGGHSRYYCVTSRQPLQSVSQASIAKVEDWKAFSSQEMTQGGGERNSVSAQGVSKTKYPPPPVLQYNLNSRDSNGQSRQGDNQYSSINPSSALEVSKVTLSVEQRPSQRRSSGPITEPHYMSYPPSKQSEQRRVSGPLQPKEPSQEPWQPQGQSKICPQKTPMLHSLSKENPEQDDGLGAAGSGADGAKEAMEIVNGKQVRRADRFATTLRSEIQMKRAQLQKSRSAATLSSTEEAEETPDNFPTSADGSSFTSSYKDHLKEAQARVLKATSFRRRDLEPVLLEHPESQLPVLPTTTAVNRKEGAPLPSVSEVPQTKPVSAGGQVSRIGGRKRIPAEKKVRSFSEPDKINEVGVDEDPCPPDSAASLVDRRKFFEATGKPAFPKPLPKQPQQHASDDRRVTRPGGMPQLGQTDDATERKSSGTPLECHSMEGQDDLSSAQGLENQRLGTFAEYEATWNIQRKPPESKPSGRYHSADNILDPAVEERSKPPCVHERSRSSPSADFYGQNIPVRGRTSAEYRQPESELTELPRSGLRLSDRGHSEFCVKEKPVEPNQFPELPPPSPPPPPPPPPLVPLENPDILAWDAPLPPPPSPPPPALLPDPVDPALCHFHLHPHPDPQWKRQPLPRPDRYQHPDTAPSPSDPQHFTVSGFQGGVPGDHSPNTEADRALCPHRDLEVLKKKEEEEEGQEEPKQKPEPVLPPPPQPSHGAPALAKPTMEGQRSPSPQFSPQRLTDKPPVSLQDEAPGRMENVTENNSAVRKVPIKIVHTESDTEKESRQYLHPHSLGGGGGGGGGGGGGGGGSEAPQAPTGPGATHLTSLAGPEQSYSVFCAYSRQQRVLGPEPKSSDMGAQRGPSEPKGETHKGPLGEHRPSEAPPVDSRHVPHPSNNGVSSVSTRLRSAEDEKREELARDIIDKDKSLADILDQSKRKTTMDLMEGLFPQGEQLLEGAHQRRKAAPKQASPRSAEERKEEASTMAAAVALATSSTYYSTSAPKAELLNKMKDMQQEESEEHDSEEELDHDLADKKHELIDSLSRKLQVLREARESLQEDMEDNNALGQEVEATVQQVCKPNELDKFRMFVGDLDKVVSLLLSLSARLARVENALNTLEEDASPEERRILTDKRKLLIRQHEDAKELKENLDRRERVVYDILASYLDEESLADYEHFVKMKSALIIEQRKLEDKIKLGDEQLKCLTDSLPLDQRLTLGADI from the exons GAAAATGAAACTGGTGGATATTGTAGCACAGAAAATGCCATCAGAGAGTGACGTGCATGTGGCCAGGAGCTTTCTCACGAAGATTTTGCGAAGTTCCATGAG AAAGAATCGCTTCAAAGG GAGGAATGAACCTGTAAGCAGGCCTCACTCCTGGCACTCAACCAAGTTCATCGAGGGCCAATCAGAAACGTCCAAGGCACAGCCTACACCCTCGCCAGTCTGGCAAACAAGATATGATGCAAG TTCATCCTCAACCGACCTCTCAACTGGCTGGGATCAGACAAACTTGCGTCGAGTGTCTGACCAGTTCAGTTCTCTGGGCAGCATGGACAGCTTAGAGCACGCCTCCCACCCTTACCCACCCGGGCGTCTGTCTCCAGGCAAgtccaacaacaacagtgtggAGCACATTGGAGGTGGCAAGCGGGATTCAGCTTATAGCTCTTTTTCCACTAGCTCCGGCACCCCAGATTATACCCTGTCTAACAGTAACACAGCCTCCACTGAAAACATGCTTTACAAGGTGAGCCAGTGGGACCCGAGCAATAGGCACAGCAATGGAAGACACAGTCTTGGTGAGGGAGGGCGACAGGATGAGCGTCCGGGGTACCTGCAGTTGCCTTCAGGCACCGGAGGCGGTGAGGCTCCCAGGATTGAGGAGCAGCCAGGCTCTCGGCACTCAAGCTCCAGTAGAACCAACTCCGGACCCGTATGGCATGTGCCAGACAAGAGGAAGCCgcctgccccctcccctccaccgcCACCGCCCCCAACACGCAGCGACAGCTTCGCTGTGACCAAGGTCCATGAGAAGGGGCTGGTGATCACCTACTCAGAGGGGCCAGGTGCTCATGCCCAGTTGAAATCTCAGGGCAAAGGTTTGGACTATCAAGGTAGCGAGAGGGGTCCAGAGGGTCGGCGTAGTTATAATCCAAGTAAAAATGACATTGTCAGTCCTTACATTTCAGGAGAGGGCTATAGCCAGCCCCAGTTGAACCCCAACAAGACATACTCTTTCTCAAGCACTGATGTGCGAGTTGGTCTCCCACCTTCCCACGCGCCCTACCATCAACGACAGTACAGTGATGAGAGCACTTTCCACGCCCAGGCCAAGGCCATATCAGCACCCAGAGCTCAGAACATCAGTGGTTACTACAGCAGCATGCAAGAGCTGCCCACCAACAACCGCTCTCAGTTCTACAACCAGAACCAGGAAAAGACACCAAGCACTTCTTTATCCACAAACGCCATAGATCAGAACGCCGACAATGGAGGGGGCCACAGCCGGTACTACTGCGTCACTTCAAGACAGCCCCTGCAGTCAGTGTCCCAGGCCTCCATAGCAAAAGTGGAGGACTGGAAAGCCTTTTCTAGTCAAGAGATGACACAAGGCGGAGGGGAGAGGAATTCTGTTAGTGCTCAAGGGGTTAGTAAAACCAAGTATCCTCCACCTCCGGTACTTCAGTACAACCTAAACAGTAGAGACAGTAATGGACAGTCCAGGCAAGGGGATAACCAGTACTCCTCCATCAACCCTTCCAGTGCACTAGAAGTATCAAAAGTAACGCTAAGTGTTGAACAGAGGCCAAGTCAGAGGAGGAGCAGCGGACCCATCACAGAGCCGCACTACATGAGCTATCCCCCTAGTAAGCAAAGTGAACAAAGGAGGGTTTCTGGCCCTCTGCAGCCAAAGGAACCATCCCAGGAACCTTGGCAGCCCCAGGGGCAGAGTAAGATATGCCCACAGAAGACGCCCATGCTGCACTCTCTTTCCAAAGAAAACCCTGAGCAGGATGATGGTCTTGGAGCAGCTGGcagtggagctgatggagcaAAAGAAGCTATGGAGATTGTAAATGGCAAGCAAGTGCGACGCGCTGATCGATTCGCCACCACACTGCGCAGCGAGATCCAGATGAAGAGAGCCCAGCTGCAGAAGAGCAGGAGCGCTGCCACCCTGAGCTCCActgaggaggcggaggagacGCCGGACAACTTCCCCACTTCAGCTGATGGGTCCTCCTTCACAAGCTCCTATAAGGACCATCTGAAAGAGGCACAGGCCCGTGTCCTAAAGGCCACCTCTTTCAGGAGGAGAGACTTGGAACCTGTCTTGCTTGAGCATCCTGAGAGCCAGCTGCCAGTTCTCCCCACCACAACAGCCGTTAATCGTAAAGAGGGAGCCCCCCTGCCCAGTGTCTCTGAGGTCCCACAGACTAAACCTGTGTCCGCTGGCGGCCAGGTATCTCGCATCGGGGGGCGGAAGCGCATTCCTGCCGAAAAGAAGGTGCGGTCATTCTCCGAGCCAGACAAAATCAACGAGGTCGGAGTTGATGAGGACCCCTGCCCTCCAGACAGTGCTGCTTCTTTAGTGGACCGGCGCAAGTTCTTCGAAGCCACAGGAAAGCCAGCCTTTCCCAAACCACTTCCCAAGCAGCCACAGCAACATGCTTCTGATGACCGCAGGGTGACCAGGCCTGGTGGAATGCCACAGCTTGGGCAGACTGACGATGCCACCGAGAGAAAGAGTTCTGGAACTCCTCTAGAGTGCCATTCTATGGAGGGCCAGGATGACCTTAGTTCAGCCCAGGGACTGGAGAACCAGAGGCTGGGCACCTTTGCAGAATATGAGGCCACATGGAACATCCAGCGAAAACCCCCAGAGTCAAAGCCCTCGGGAAGGTATCATTCTGCCGACAACATCTTGGACCCagctgtggaggagagaagtAAACCACCCTGTGTTCATGAGAGATCAAGGTCCTCCCCTTCTGCTGACTTCTATGGACAG AACATCCCAGTGCGAGGAAGGACGTCTGCGGAGTACAGACAGCCAGAGAGCGAGCTCACAGAGCTACCGAGGTCTGGCCTGAG GTTGTCTGACAGAGGACATAGTGAGTTCTGCGTGAAAGAGAAGCCAGTAGAACCCAACCAGTTCCCAGAGCtgccccctccttctcctccaccacctcctcctcctccacccctagTGCCTTTGGAGAACCCCGACATCCTAGCCTGGgatgctcctctccctcctcctcctagtCCTCCTCCGCCTGCACTCCTCCCTGACCCAGTCGACCCTGCACTGTGTCACTTCCACCTGCACCCCCATCCTGATCCCCAGTGGAAGAGACAACCACTGCCCCGCCCAGACAGGTACCAGCATCCAGACACCGCACCCTCTCCCAGCGACCCCCAGCACTTCACCGTCTCTGGCTTCCAGGGCGGAGTCCCCGGCGATCACTCCCCCAACACGGAAGCTGACCGTGCCCTCTGTCCACACAGGGATCTGGAAGTgctgaagaagaaagaggaggaggaggagggccagGAGGAGCCGAAGCAGAAGCCGGAGCCTGTGCTGCCCCCGCCCCCACAGCCCTCCCACGGGGCCCCGGCACTGGCCAAGCCCACCATGGAGGGCCAGCGCTCGCCCTCGCCCCAGTTCTCTCCCCAGAGACTGACCGACAAGCCCCCCGTCTCCCTGCAGGATGAAGCCCCTGGAAG gaTGGAGAATGTGACGGAGAACAACAGCGCTGTCAGGAAAGTGCCCATCAAGATCGTCCACACCGAGAGCGACACGGAGAAGGAGAGCAGGCAGTACCTCCACCCACACAGCctaggtggtggaggtggaggtggaggaggaggaggtggtggaggcggAGGCAGCGAGGCTCCTCAAGCTCCTACGGGCCCCGGGGCGACTCACCTTACCAGCCTGGCTGGCCCAGAGCAGTCCTATTCAGTCTTCTGTGCCTACTCACGACAGCAGAGGGTCCTGGGGCCCGAGCCCAAGTCCTCGGACATGGGGGCCCAGCGGGGGCCATCAGAGCCCAAGGGAGAGACGCACAAGGGGCCCCTGGGCGAGCACAGGCCCTCGGAGGCCCCGCCGGTGGACTCCCGCCACGTCCCTCACCCCAGCAACAACGGCGTCTCGTCCGTCAGCACCCGGCTGCGGTCGGCGGAGgacgagaagagagaggagctggcGAGGGACATCATCGACAAGGACAAGTCTCTGGCCGACATCCTGGACCAGAGCAAAAGGAAGACCACCATGGACCTGATGGAGGGGCTCTTCCCCCAGGGAGAGCAGCTTCTGGAGGGAGCCCACCAGCGCAGGAAGGCTGCTCCCAAGCAGGCCTCTCCCCGAAGTGCAGAGGAAAG GAAAGAGGAGGCGAGCACCATGGCAGCTGCTGTCGCCCTGGCGACCAGTTCCACCTACTACAGCACGTCGGCTCCCAAGGCGGAGCTCCTGAACAAGATGAAGGACatgcagcaggaggagagcgAGGAGCATGACTcggaggaggagctggaccaCGACCTGGCCGATAAGAAG CACGAGCTGATTGACAGCCTGAGCCGCAAGCTGCAGGTACTGCGGGAGGCGCGCGAGAGCCTGCAGGAGGACATGGAGGACAACAACGCGCTGGGCCAGGAGGTGGAGGCCACTGTGCAGCAGGTGTGCAAGCCCAACGAGCTGGACAAGTTCCGCATGTTCGTGGGCGACCTGGACAAGGTGGTGAGCCTGCTGCTGTCGCTCTCCGCACGGCTGGCCCGTGTGGAGAACGCCCTCAACACCCTGGAGGAGGACGCCTCGCCCGAGGAGAGG CGGATCCTGACTGACAAGCGCAAGCTGCTGATCCGCCAGCACGAGGATGccaaggagctgaaggagaaccTGGACCGGCGCGAGCGCGTGGTCTACGACATCCTGGCCAGCTACCTGGATGAGGAGAGCCTGGCCGACTACGAGCACTTTGTCAAGATGAAGTCGGCCCTCATCATCGAGCAGCGCAAGCTGGAGGACAAGATCAAACTGGGCGACGAGCAGCTCAAGTGTCTGACGGACAGCCTGCCGCTGGACCAGAGGCTGACCCTCGGAGCAGACATCTAG